A genomic region of Palaemon carinicauda isolate YSFRI2023 chromosome 11, ASM3689809v2, whole genome shotgun sequence contains the following coding sequences:
- the LOC137649775 gene encoding uncharacterized protein, producing MLVKMKIVMLQSFLCVTYPLVMANSNGESPNENIPSSSKEFKASRLLRKRPYEANDRAASDPWISTKNMQLLTRGMADQFSTVDASTGRTDDQVPKAGDPLIRKGQQGQQQTIPDGRLLQTINSHPGTTEPSKGMYNQLATSSERLTGSWNPLAVPRERLTESRNQLPASSERLTESGNQPPMSSERLTDSRNQLPASLERFTESRNQHPASSERLTESRNQLPASSERLTESWNQLAVPGERFTENRNQLPASSERFTEIRNQLPASSERFTEIRNQLAASSEHLTESRNQFPVSSERLEGSWNQPPTTGNALKGTNYQTPMAIGNLPGNVKRTQGISLKKDKHRELGTQVLSSPDPSSLTRPLIHSLPSRIAQNAHGTLMKANQDPVPSTKVSGPLSSETSLPMRIEGPQGGSNFPLIKPIKQNSSHHIKVNRSHVSGVSDVYSETKIPAVMYNKDDYNGIPAKTPHETKTTYSGPNTRESIPTSGDALKSDPQRLQQLGVSRPSINRNSHTADHKHLMNLLQELRRPAIGSYPGSSSFKSQASAMGNSGILNQMNINRVGYPVELGNSRPAMNIDRVGHPVELGNSKPAGTPQPNYEPPKPAGMPQPNYKPPKVESTGNQIASNTPIHHLSHEVASSNNSVIFENYQNRQPMGSVLQLLPSHLGQHHPAGITSDKSTRQEATANPSVSEALGFPNTRQSQEAPKKPARGSAFGEDHGNILAHLSGEDGPKKNVFMEVLEHVFSKDEMETNPLVKQMHNRFESQLNTLGANALSNPSFGFLLYFILPFVVIAVLTFTLLGVAPEYLGLMGLLIPGVIVTTLLNDHGGRGRSDSDFDLSGKSNAVVDGIHRNLLASLDYYGGNYFSDVGS from the exons ATGTTGGTCAAGATGAAGATAGTTATGTTACAATCCTTTTTGTGCGTTACCTATCCACTAGTGATGGCGAACAGTAACGGGGAATCTCCAAATGAAAATATCCCTTCAAGCAGCAAGGAATTTAAAGCCTCGAGACTTTTAAGGAAACGTCCATATGAAGCCAATGATAGAGCTGCAAGTGATCCGTGGATTTCTACCAAGAATATGCAACTACTAACTCGTGGAATGGCTGATCAATTCTCGACGGTGGACGCGTCCACGGGGCGAACTGATGACCAAGTACCAAAGGCAGGTGACCCTTTGATAAGGAAAGGTCAACAAGGTCAACAGCAAACCATTCCCGACGGACGTTTGTTACAGACGATTAATTCCCATCCTGGTACAACTGAGCCTTCCAAGGGAATGTATAATCAACTTGCAACGTCCAGCGAACGTTTGACGGGAAGCTGGAATCCACTTGCAGTGCCCAGAGAACGTTTGACGGAAAGTAGGAATCAACTTCCAGCGTCCAGCGAACGTTTGACGGAGAGTGGGAATCAACCTCCTATGTCCAGCGAACGCTTGACAGACAGTAGGAATCAACTTCCAGCGTCCCTTGAACGTTTCACAGAAAGTAGAAATCAACATCCAGCATCCAGCGAACGTTTGACGGAAAGTAGGAATCAACTTCCAGCGTCCAGCGAACGTTTGACAGAAAGTTGGAATCAACTTGCAGTGCCTGGTGAACGTTTCACGGAAAATAGGAATCAACTTCCAGCATCCAGCGAACGTTTCACGGAAATTAGGAATCAACTTCCAGCATCCAGCGAACGTTTCACGGAAATTAGGAATCAACTTGCAGCGTCCAGTGAGCATTTGACGGAAAGTAGGAATCAATTTCCAGTGTCCAGCGAGCGTTTGGAAGGTAGTTGGAATCAACCTCCAACGACAGGCAATGCTTTAAAGGGAACAAATTATCAAACTCCAATGGCTATTGGGAATTTACCTGGAAATGTAAAACGCACGCAAGGTATTTCTTTGAAGAAAGACAAACACAGAGAACTAGGAACTCAAGTTCTCTCCAGTCCTGATCCCTCTAGTTTGACTCGCCCTTTAATACATAGTTTGCCTTCACGAATCGCCCAAAATGCCCATGGTACCTTAATGAAAGCTAACCAAGACCCTGTTCCATCAACGAAAGTTTCGGGACCACTGTCAAGCGAAACTTCTCTGCCGATGAGAATCGAAGGTCCTCAAGGTGGATCGAATTTTCCATTAATAAAACCAATAAAACAAAACAGTTCTCACCATATCAAAGTCAATCGATCTCATGTTAGTGGAGTGAGTGATGTGTACAGTGAAACTAAGATACCGGCAGTCATGTACAACAAAGACGACTATAATGGAATTCCAGCCAAGACTCCCCACGAAACCAAAACAACCTATTCTGGTCCAAATACAAGAGAGAGCATTCCTACTTCTGGAGATGCGCTAAAGAGCGACCCTCAGCGACTTCAACAACTAGGAGTATCCCGCCCTTCCATAAACAGGAATTCTCATACGGCAGACCACAAGCACCTGATGAATCTCCTACAAGAATTGCGTCGCCCTGCCATTGGTAGCTATCCAGGAAGTTCTTCATTTAAATCGCAAGCGTCCGCAATGGGTAACTCAGGCATTCTAAATCAGATGAACATCAACAGGGTTGGATACCCCGTTGAGTTGGGGAATTCCAGGCCCGCGATGAACATCGACAGGGTTGGACACCCCGTCGAGTTGGGGAATTCCAAGCCCGCTGGAACGCCTCAACCTAACTACGAACCCCCCAAGCCCGCTGGAATGCCTCAACCAAACTACAAACCCCCCAAAGTTGAGTCAACTGGGAATCAAATCGCTTCCAATACTCCAATCCATCATCTATCTCATGAAGTGGCTTCTAGCAACAACTCCGTCATTTTTGAGAATTATCAGAACCGCCAACCAATGGGATCTGTTCTGCAGCTTCTTCCATCTCATCTCGGCCAGCATCACCCAGCTGGGATCACGTCAG ATAAATCGACTCGACAAGAAGCTACGGCTAATCCAAGCGTAAGCGAGGCACTAGGATTTCCCAATACCCGCCAATCACAAGAGGCCCCAAAGAAGCCTGCTCGTGGCAGCGCATTTGGTGAAGATCATGGGAATATTTTGGCTCACCTCTCGGGGGAAGATGGTCCTAAGAAGAACGTCTTCATGGAA GTGTTGGAACACGTGTTCAGCAAAGACGAGATGGAAACCAACCCTCTGGTTAAGCAGATGCACAACCGCTTCGAATCCCAACTGAACACCCTGGGAGCCAACGCCCTCTCCAACCCTTCCTTCGGGTTTCTGCTCTACTTCATCTTGCCGTTTGTAGTCATCGCAGTCCTCACCTTTACCCTGCTGGGCGTTGCCCCCGAATATCTCGGTCTCATGGGTCTTCTCATTCCAGGCGTCATCGTGACGACGCTGCTCAACGATCATGGAGGTCGGGGAAGGAGTGACTCTGACTTCGACTTAAGTGGAAAGAGTAACGCCGTTGTTGATGGTATTCATCGTAATTTACTGGCTAGTTTAGATTATTATGGCGGGAATTATTTCAGTGACGTAGGTTCATGA